GCCGTACTGGTACAGCATCACCCAGGACGGGTTCTCGGCGGCGATCTCCTTGGCGACGCGTACCGCCGTGTTCGACCCGCCCGCCGCGGGGGACGAGACGATCTCCGCGCCCCACATGGCGAGCAGCTGGCGGCGCTCCTCGCTGGTGTTCTCGGGCATGACGCAGACGATGCGGTAGCCCTTGAGCTTGGCGGCCATGGCGAGGGAGATGCCGGTGTTGCCGCTGGTCGGCTCCAGGATGGTGCAGCCAGGCGTGAGCCGGCCGTCCTTCTCCGCCTGCTCGATCATGTGGAGCGCGGGGCGGTCCTTGACCGAGCCGGTCGGGTTGCGGTCCTCCAGCTTCGCCCAGATACGGACGTCGTCCGAGGGCGAGAGCCGGGGGAGGCGGACCAGCGGCGTGTTGCCGACCGCCGCCAGCGAGGAGTCGTAGCGCATGTGGATCAGACCATGCCGCCGGCGACGGCCGGCAGGATCGTGACGCTGTCGCCGTCGGTGAGCTTGGTGTCGATGCCGTCGAGGAAGCGGACGTCCTCGTCGTTCAGGTAGACGTTGACGAAGCGGCGGAGCTTGTCGCCGTCGACGATGCGGGCCTCGATGCCGGTGTGGCGGGACTCCAGGTCGGCGAAGAGGTGAGCGAGGGTCTCGCCGCTGCCCTCGACGGCCTTGGCGCCGTCGGTGTAGGTGCGGAGGATGGTGGGGATGCGGACCTCGATGGCCATGGCGTGGGCTCCTGTCGGAAGTGGCGTGATCGGCGCGTGGCGGGGGCCCCCGCGCGGAGGGGGGTCGTGCGAGAGGTGCGCTCGGTGTGCGTGGGTCGCTCAGAGCGCAGCGCGGGGCGTACACATCGCGCTGGCGAGGCGGCACAGGTCGACGTGCAGGCGCGCCACGAGCAGGGGTGTGCCCGGGGTCTGTTCGCTCACGTCATGGGAAACCATGGGCTCATCGTATCGATTCCCGGTCCGGGTTTCGGAATGTGATCTCACATGGTGGATAGTTTCTGACCGCCTGCCGGACTGTGCAGGTAGACGACGGTCGGGCTGCCGCTCCTCGGATGCGGAATGACCTCGGCGTCCACCCCGTAGACGGCGTCGAGGAGGTCCGGGGTGAGGACCTCGGCGGGGGTGCCGCCGGTGACGACTCTCCCCCGCTCCAGGACGTAGAGACGGTCGCAGTACGCCCCCGCCAGGTTGAGGTCGTGCAGGGCGAGCAGGTTGGTGGTGCCCAGGGTGCGGACGAGGCGGAGGACGTCCAGCTGGTGGCGGATGTCCAGGTGGTTGGTGGGCTCGTCGAGGACGAGGAGGGCCGGGTCCTGGACGAGGGCGCGGGCGACCAGGGCACGTTGGCGTTCGCCGCCGGAGAGGGTGGGGTACGCGCGGTCGGCGAGCTCGGTGAGGCCGACGCGGGCGAGGGCGGCGTCCGCGCGCTCGTGGTCGGCGCCGGTGTCGCCCTCCCAGAACCGTTTGTGCGGGGAGCGGCCGAGGGCGACGAGTTCGCGGACGGTGAGTTCGAACTCGGTGGCGCTGTCCTGCGTGACGGTGGCGACGCGGCGGGCGCGGGCCTTGGGGCCGAGGGCACGGAGATCGTCGCCGTCGAGCGTGGCCCGTCCCTCGGTGGGGGTGAGGGTGCCGTAGACGCAGCGCAGGAGGGTCGTCTTGCCGCTGCCGTTGGGGCCGATGAGGCCCACGGTCTCGCCGGGGTGGACGGTGAGGTCGACGGAGCGGAGGCGTTCCTCGTACGAGAGTCCGTGCAGCCGGAGTTCGGTCACAGGGGTGCTCCTTCGGGACGGCGGCGCATCAGCCAGAGGAAGAACGGGCCGCCGGTGAGCGCGGTGAGGACGCCGACGGGGATGTCCTGGGGTGCGGCGACGGTCCGGGCGGCGAGGTCGGCGAGGACGAGGGCGAGCGCCCCGCCGAGCGCGGCGACGGGGAGGAGGCGGCGGTGCGGGGCGCCGACGGCGAGCCGGGCGGCGTGCGGGGCCATGAGGCCGATGAAGCCGACGGCTCCGCTGGCCGCGACCATGACGGCGGTGACGAGGGAGGCGAGGACGAAGACGGCGGCGCGGAAGCGGGCGGTGTCCAGGCCGAGGACGGTGGCGCCCTCCTCGCCGACGAGGAGGAGGTCGAGCGGGCGGGCGAGGGTGAGGAGGACGCCGACGCCGAGGGCGAGGACGACGGCGGGTAGGACGAGGGTGTCCCAGCGGGCGCTGCCGAGACCGCCGAGGGACCAGTACAGCGCCTCCTGGAACTGCTCGGGCCGCCCGGCGACGACCAGCAGGAGGGTGGCGAGGGCGGAGAGGACGTACGAGACGGCGACGCCGGCGAGGACGAGCCGGGCGCCGGTCATGGTCCCGCCGCGGCGCGCGAGCCCGTAGACGAGGACGAGGGCGAGGAGGGCGCCGGCGAAGGCCCCGCCGGGCAGGGCGATGGTCGTCGTCACCCCTCCCCCGATGCCCAGGACCAGGACGAGGACGGCGCCGGCGGAGGCGCCGGAGGAGATCCCGAGGAGGAAGGGGTCGGCGAGGCGGTTGCGGACGAGGGCCTGGAGGACGGCGCCGACGACGGCGAGCCCGGCGCCGACGACGACGCCGAGCAGGACCCGGGGCAGTCGGACGTCGAGCACGATCGTCCGGTACGGGGAGGGGGCGGCCCGCCCGGTCAGGGCGTCGAGCACCTGGCCGGGCGGGATGCGGACGGACCCGAGGGCGAGGGAGGCGAGGCCGGCGGCGGCGAGGGCGAGGGCGAGGCCGGTGACGACGAGGGCGTACCGGACGGGGCGTGCGGGGGCCGGGGCCCGGACCGGAGTCCGGGCCCTGTCGAGGACCGCGGTCACCGGGCCGGGTGGAGCTGGGCGGCGAGCTTGTCGACGGCGGCGGGGACGCGGACGCCGAGGACGGTGTCGGAGAGGGGCATGACGGCGAACCGGCGGTTCTTGATCGCGGGCACGTCCTTGAGGGCGGGGTCGTCGAGGAGCCGCTTCTTCTTCTGCTCGACGGTGGTGGTGCCGTAGTCGTAGATGACGATGACGTCGGGCCGCCTGTCGACGACCTGCTCCCAGGTGGCGTCGCCGAAGGCCTTGTCGAGGTCGGCGAAGACGTTCCGGCCGCCGGCCCGGGTGATGAGCTCGTCGCCGATGCCCTTGCCGCCCGCCGTGAACGCGGTCTTGTCGCCGCTGTCGTAGACGAAGACGGAGACGGGCGGGGTGCCCTTGAGGCGCTTCTCGGTGGCGGTGACGGTGGCGCGTGCCTCGCGGGTCCAGGTCTCGGCCCGGTCGGGGACGCCGAACGTCCGGCCGATCTCGTGGACTTCGCGGTAGAGGTCGTCGAGGGAGGTCGAACCGGAGGGGCAGTACTCGATGTTGAGGCGGGTCCCGATGCCGGAGCGCTTGAGGTCGTCGCGGCCGCGGCCGTCCTTGGCGTCGAAGGCGGAGGCGTAACCGCCGTACACGAAGTCGGGGTCGGCGGCGAGGAGGGCCTCCTTGGAGGGGTACTCCTTCGCGAGGACGGGGACGGAGTCGTAGGCCTTCTTGTACGCGGGGAGGATCGCGTCGTCGAGGTAGGCGGTGCCGGCGAGCGACTTCTCCAGGCCGAGGGCGAGCATGATCTCGGTGACGTGCTGGTTCATGGTGACGACGCGCTTCGGCGGGGCCTGGTAGGTGGCCTTCACGCCGCAGTTGTCGACGGTGTACGGGAATCCCGGTGCGGGCTTCGCCGAGGGGGCGGGCTCCGAGGGGGCCGAGCAGGCGGCGAGGAGCGGGACGAGAGCGAGCGCGGGCAGCAGGGCGCGGCGGGGCCGGGTCATGACGGAATGCCTCCTCCGGGGATTTCCACGTCCCCGATCGGTGGTGAGAGGCGGCAGGTCAGTTCCTGGCTCCCGACGCCCGAGGGCGCCGGTCACAGTGGCGGGACCGTGCCGGATTCACACCGGCTTCCTGGGTCCTGCCGCCCGTTGGTCCGGGCCAGTCTCTCACTCGGCCGGTCCGTCGCTCCGAAGGTCCCTCACTCCGGTCCTTCACTCCGGTCCTTCACTCCGGCCAGGACGACTCGCGGATGGTCGTCACGAAGTCGCCGGGTGTGAAGCCGGGGACGTAGTGGCGCAGGACGTCCGCCTTCACGTTGCCGAAGGTGGTGTCCGGCCTGGGGGCGATGCCCTCGGCGAAGGCCTGCAGGATGCGTCGTTTGAAGTCGGGGCGGGGGTGGGCTGCGACGATCGCGGCCCGGTCCTCGGGGGTGAGGGCGGCGGGGTCGTCGTAGCCGATGCCGAGGACGTCGTACTCGACGCCGGCGGTGACGAGCGCGACCTCGGGTTCCATGAACTCCGGTATCCCGGGGGTGGTGTGGAGGGCGATCGCGGTCCAGACGCGGCGGACGGCGTCCTCGTCGGCGCCGTGCGCGCGGAGGAAGGCGGCGGCTTCCTCGGCGCCGTCGACCTCGAAGCGGCGGCCGCCGCCCCGGTGGGTCTCCGCCAGGCCGAGGTCGTGGAACATGGCGCCGACGTAGAGGAGTTCGGGGTCCAGGCCGCAGGTGCGGCCTGGAGGACGCCGAAGATGCATACGCGGCGGGAGTGGTGTTGAAGTTCTCTCCCAGGTGAACTCGGGAGACTCTCCCCTGGATCGCTCCGGGGAGTTTGACAGGTCATGCCTGTCCGACGACGACCCTTCCGGCCGCCGGAACAAGTACGAGACTCGTTCGGCTTGCTGGGGCCTTGACTATCGCCCCCGACAATGCACTGAGCGTATCAGATTCATTACGGAGCGGAACCGCGGTGCAGCGCACCACTCAAGTGTTCGGTACGGCCGGGGCGGGTTACGAGGTGCGGGTGTGTTCGCCCGGCGGGCGGGACGTCCGCACCTCCTGCGGGCTGCGGATCGGCGCCGACCTCGCGGCCGGGGAGGTGTCCGGCGCGGACACGCTGATCGTGCCGGGGGCGGTGGACGTGGAGCTCTGTACGGCGCTGGCGCCGACGGTGGAGGCCCTGGCGGCGCGCTCGCGGCGGGTGGCGTCCGTCTGCACGGGGGCGTTCGCGCTCGGGGCGGCCGGGCTGCTCGCCGGGCGGCGGGCGACGACGCACTGGGAGCACGCGGCGGAGCTGGCGCGGCGCCATCCGGACGTCGAGGTGACGGCGGACGCGATCCACGTGCGGGACGGCGAGGTGTGGAGCTCGGCGGGGGTGACGGCCGGGATCGACCTGTGTCTGGCCCTGGTGGAGGAGGACCGGGGCCCGGCGGCGGCCCGCGCGGTGGCGCGGGACCTGGTGGTCTTCCTCCAGCGGCCGGGCGGGCAGTCGCAGTTCTCGGCGGCCTCGCGCACTCCCCCGTCCGGGCATCCGGTGGTCCGCCCGCTTCTGGACGCGGTGGTGGCGGATCCGGCGGCGGACCACAGCGCGTCGGCGCTCGCGCGGCGGGCGGGCGTCAGCGTCCGGCACCTGGCCCGGTTGTTCCGGGAGCAGATCGGGGCGACCCCGGCGGCGTACGTGGAGCGCGTACGGGTGGAGGCGGCGCGGATGCTGCTGGAGGGCGGGGCGAGCGTGACGGGGGCGGCGGCGCGGAGCGGGCTCGGCAGTGACGAGAGCCTGCGGAGGGCGTTCGCCCGGCACTTCGGGGTGACGCCCTCCGCCTACCTGGCCCGTTTCCGTACGGCGGCCTATCAGTCCTGATAGGCCTCGACGATCTTGACGTCCTCCTCGGTCACGACGCCCTCGACGATCGTGAAGGAGCGGAACTGGAAGGGGCCCGCGCCGTCCGTGTCGGCGGTGGAGACGAGGACGTAGTGGGCCTGCGGCTCGTTCGCGTACGAGATGTCCGTGCGCGACGGGTAGGCCTCGGTGGCGGTGTGCGAGTGGTAGACGATGACGGGCTCCTCGTCCCGGCCGTCCATGTCGCGGTAGAGCTTGAGCAGGTCCGCGGAGTCGAACTCGTAGAAGGTGGGCGAGCGGGCGGCGTTCAGCATCGGGATGAAGCGCTCGGGGCGGCCGCTGCCCTCCGGGCCCGCGACCACGCCGCAGGCCTCGTCGGGGTGGTCCGCACGGGAGTGTTCCACGATCTGGTCGTACAGGGCCCGGGTGATGGTCAGCATGCCGACAGGATAAGCAGACGGGCCGTCCCGTACCGAGGAGTGGTACGGGACGGCCCGGATGCCGAGACGCCAGGGGGTGTCTTGCTGATCGGCAAGACACCCCCTGGAGGTCAGGACCGCTTGGCGAAGGCGGCGCCCTCGGGGTTGCGGGCCTTCAGGACCAGGTACGAGACGGCGAGGATCAGGCCCCACACCGGTGCGCCGTACAGCGCGACCCGGTTGCCCTCGTCCATCGCCATGGTCACGATGACCATGGCGATGAAGGCGAGCGAGAAGACGCTGAGCCAGATGCCGCCCGGCGCCTTGAACGGCGACTGCGGCAGCTCGCCCCGGTCGGCCTTGAGCCGGTAGCGGATCTGGCAGATGAGGATGACGATCCAGGCCCACATGCCGGAGATGGTGGCGAAGGAGACGACGTAGTTGAACGCCTCGCCGGGCCACTGGTAGTTGATCCAGACGCCGACCATCATGAGCGCGGCCGAGACCGTGGTGCCGACCAGCGGGGTGCCGGACTTGGTCAGCTTGGTGAAGGCCTTCGGGCCCTGGCCGTTGAGCGCGAGGTCGCGCAGCATGCGGCCGGTGGAGTACATGCCCGAGTTGCAGGAGGAGAGGGCCGCGGTCAGGACGACGAAGTTGACGATCGCGGCGCCGACGCCGAGGCCCATCTTCTCGAAGGCGGCGACGAACGGGCTGACGCCCGGCTGGAACTCGGTCCAGGGGACGACCGACAGGATCATGATCAGCGCGCCGACGTAGAAGACGGCGATGCGCCACGGGACGGTGTTGATCGCCTTGGGCAGGACCGTCTTCGGGTCCTTGGACTCGCCGGCGGTGACGCCGACGAGCTCGACCGCGAGGAACGCGAACATGACCATCTGGAGGGTCATCAGGGTCGAGCCGATGCCGTTCTCCCCGGCGAAGAAGCCGCCGAGGTCCCACAGGTGGGTGACGGAGGCGGTGTCGCCGGCGTCGGAGAAGCCGAGGGTGAGGATGCCGGCGCAGATCAGGATCATGCCGACGATCGCGGTGACCTTGACCATGGAGAACCAGAACTCCAGCTCACCGAAGAGCTTCACGGAGATCAGGTTGGCGCCGTAGAGGATGACGGTGAAGACGAGGGCCGAGATCCACTGCGGGATGTCCCACCAGTAGGTCATATAGGTGGCGGCGGCGGTGACCTCGGTGATGCCGGTGACGACCCAGAAGAGCCAGTACGTCCAGCCGGTCGCGAAGCCCGCGAACGGGCCGATGAACTCCCGTGCGTACTCGGAGAAGGAGCCCGAGACCGGGCGGTACATGAGGAGCTCGCCGAGCGCCCGCATGATGAAGAAGATGACGAGGCCCGCGACGGCGTACGCGAGGATCAGGCTGGGCCCCGCGATGGAGATGCCCTTGCCCGCTCCGAGGAACAGTCCGGTGCCGATGGCACCGCCGATCGCGATCATCTGGATCTGGCGGGCGCCGAGTGCCCGGTGGTAACCCTCGCCCGACGTGGAGTCCTCGGCCTCATTGCCGTCGTGCTGCTTGTCGACCTGCACTGAGGTCATGGTGGTGCGCCTTTCTCCATGCTGATCCGCGCGACTGCGTGTGCGTCTGCCGCGGATCAGGTCCTGATCCCCCCGGATGTGGAATGGAGTGCCACCGGCGGTCAGCCGGTCGAAGCGCCCTCGGGAACATGGGTGGCGTCCCCGAGTGGTCGTGAAGATTTATCACGGGGTGGGGGGTGATCGACGGAGATGCGTGTGGCGCACGCCACAGAAAAAGGCAGACAAAAGGGACTCAACACGGCAAGGGTGACGCTCTGATAACGCATTCGTTATCCGGATTTGAGCGTCCGCTGAGCGAACACCGCCCGCTTCCGCGGTGGTGCCCCTACGACATCAGGGTCTCGACGAGGGACTCCTGGAGCGCCCCCAGCCAGAGGTACGCCATCACCATCGGCTTGCGCGGGTCGGAGTCCGGCAGCCGGTACAGCCGCTCGCTCTCCTCGTCGTCCGCGACCTCCAGCCGGGTGCCGATCGTCAGGCGGAGGTCGTTGAGCGCGCCGAGCCAGGCCCGGGCCTCGTCGACGGTGAGCTTCAGGACGGCCCCGCCCTCGCCCACCGAGGCGCCGGCGAGCGAGTCCAGGGCGCGCACGACCACGAGGGCGTCCTCGCGCTTCCGGGCCCGCAGGTCGTTCTCGGTGTAGCGGCGGAAGTCGGCGGCGGAGGCCCGCAGCTCCTCGCTCCCGTCCCCGTACGCGTCGGGGAAGAGGCGCCGGAGGGCGGGGTCGGACGGGGGCTCGCTCGGGCCTTCGGCGAAGAGCGCGGCCAGCGGGTCGGCGTCGGCGTCGGGCTCGTCGCCCGGGCCGATGAGCTCCAGCAGCTGGACGGAGAGGGAGCGGAGGATGGAGATCTCGACCTCGTCGAGCGCGACGGCCGCACCGCCGCCGGGCAGGGTCTCGAAGTGGCCGGCCATCAGAAGCGGTCCTGGGAGAGGGTCGCCCAGAGGCCGTAGCCGTGCATCGCCTGCACGTCCCGCTCCATCTCCTCGCGGGTGCCGGCGGAGACGACGGCCTTCCCCTTCTCGTGCACGTCGAGCATCAGCTTGTGCGCCTTGCCTTTGGAGTATCCGAAGTACGACTGGAAGACATAGGTCACATAGCTCATCAGGTTGACCGGATCGTTGTGCACGAGGGTCACCCAGGGCACGTCCGGCTCGACGACCGCGGAGACCTCCTCGGCGGATTCCGTACGTTCGATCTCAATAGGCGCGACGCTCACTCACCCCATGCTGCCACTCTCGGGGGCCCATCGCACAAACGGGGCACACCCGCCACGACGCGAACGCCCTAGAAATCGTCACTCTGACGATTTCTGCGCTAGCATCGCTGACATGAACGCTGCGGACCTTGGGTTGCCGGTGGACGTACCGTCGACCGCGCTCTTCACCGATCAGTACGAGCTGACCATGCTCCAGGCGGCCCTCCGGGCCGGTACGGCCGACCGGCACTCCGTCTTCGAGGTCTTCACCCGACGGCTCCCCGAGGGGCGCCGCTACGGGGTCCTCGCGGGTGTCGGACGGGTCCTGGACGCCGTCGAGAACTTCCGCTTCGACCCC
Above is a genomic segment from Streptomyces sp. NBC_00094 containing:
- a CDS encoding MoaD/ThiS family protein gives rise to the protein MAIEVRIPTILRTYTDGAKAVEGSGETLAHLFADLESRHTGIEARIVDGDKLRRFVNVYLNDEDVRFLDGIDTKLTDGDSVTILPAVAGGMV
- a CDS encoding putative leader peptide, coding for MVSHDVSEQTPGTPLLVARLHVDLCRLASAMCTPRAAL
- a CDS encoding ABC transporter ATP-binding protein; the protein is MTELRLHGLSYEERLRSVDLTVHPGETVGLIGPNGSGKTTLLRCVYGTLTPTEGRATLDGDDLRALGPKARARRVATVTQDSATEFELTVRELVALGRSPHKRFWEGDTGADHERADAALARVGLTELADRAYPTLSGGERQRALVARALVQDPALLVLDEPTNHLDIRHQLDVLRLVRTLGTTNLLALHDLNLAGAYCDRLYVLERGRVVTGGTPAEVLTPDLLDAVYGVDAEVIPHPRSGSPTVVYLHSPAGGQKLSTM
- a CDS encoding iron ABC transporter permease — protein: MTAVLDRARTPVRAPAPARPVRYALVVTGLALALAAAGLASLALGSVRIPPGQVLDALTGRAAPSPYRTIVLDVRLPRVLLGVVVGAGLAVVGAVLQALVRNRLADPFLLGISSGASAGAVLVLVLGIGGGVTTTIALPGGAFAGALLALVLVYGLARRGGTMTGARLVLAGVAVSYVLSALATLLLVVAGRPEQFQEALYWSLGGLGSARWDTLVLPAVVLALGVGVLLTLARPLDLLLVGEEGATVLGLDTARFRAAVFVLASLVTAVMVAASGAVGFIGLMAPHAARLAVGAPHRRLLPVAALGGALALVLADLAARTVAAPQDIPVGVLTALTGGPFFLWLMRRRPEGAPL
- a CDS encoding ABC transporter substrate-binding protein, which encodes MTRPRRALLPALALVPLLAACSAPSEPAPSAKPAPGFPYTVDNCGVKATYQAPPKRVVTMNQHVTEIMLALGLEKSLAGTAYLDDAILPAYKKAYDSVPVLAKEYPSKEALLAADPDFVYGGYASAFDAKDGRGRDDLKRSGIGTRLNIEYCPSGSTSLDDLYREVHEIGRTFGVPDRAETWTREARATVTATEKRLKGTPPVSVFVYDSGDKTAFTAGGKGIGDELITRAGGRNVFADLDKAFGDATWEQVVDRRPDVIVIYDYGTTTVEQKKKRLLDDPALKDVPAIKNRRFAVMPLSDTVLGVRVPAAVDKLAAQLHPAR
- a CDS encoding GlxA family transcriptional regulator, with amino-acid sequence MQRTTQVFGTAGAGYEVRVCSPGGRDVRTSCGLRIGADLAAGEVSGADTLIVPGAVDVELCTALAPTVEALAARSRRVASVCTGAFALGAAGLLAGRRATTHWEHAAELARRHPDVEVTADAIHVRDGEVWSSAGVTAGIDLCLALVEEDRGPAAARAVARDLVVFLQRPGGQSQFSAASRTPPSGHPVVRPLLDAVVADPAADHSASALARRAGVSVRHLARLFREQIGATPAAYVERVRVEAARMLLEGGASVTGAAARSGLGSDESLRRAFARHFGVTPSAYLARFRTAAYQS
- a CDS encoding M67 family metallopeptidase is translated as MLTITRALYDQIVEHSRADHPDEACGVVAGPEGSGRPERFIPMLNAARSPTFYEFDSADLLKLYRDMDGRDEEPVIVYHSHTATEAYPSRTDISYANEPQAHYVLVSTADTDGAGPFQFRSFTIVEGVVTEEDVKIVEAYQD
- a CDS encoding amino acid permease, producing the protein MTSVQVDKQHDGNEAEDSTSGEGYHRALGARQIQMIAIGGAIGTGLFLGAGKGISIAGPSLILAYAVAGLVIFFIMRALGELLMYRPVSGSFSEYAREFIGPFAGFATGWTYWLFWVVTGITEVTAAATYMTYWWDIPQWISALVFTVILYGANLISVKLFGELEFWFSMVKVTAIVGMILICAGILTLGFSDAGDTASVTHLWDLGGFFAGENGIGSTLMTLQMVMFAFLAVELVGVTAGESKDPKTVLPKAINTVPWRIAVFYVGALIMILSVVPWTEFQPGVSPFVAAFEKMGLGVGAAIVNFVVLTAALSSCNSGMYSTGRMLRDLALNGQGPKAFTKLTKSGTPLVGTTVSAALMMVGVWINYQWPGEAFNYVVSFATISGMWAWIVILICQIRYRLKADRGELPQSPFKAPGGIWLSVFSLAFIAMVIVTMAMDEGNRVALYGAPVWGLILAVSYLVLKARNPEGAAFAKRS
- a CDS encoding DUF2017 domain-containing protein, which translates into the protein MAGHFETLPGGGAAVALDEVEISILRSLSVQLLELIGPGDEPDADADPLAALFAEGPSEPPSDPALRRLFPDAYGDGSEELRASAADFRRYTENDLRARKREDALVVVRALDSLAGASVGEGGAVLKLTVDEARAWLGALNDLRLTIGTRLEVADDEESERLYRLPDSDPRKPMVMAYLWLGALQESLVETLMS
- the clpS gene encoding ATP-dependent Clp protease adapter ClpS; this encodes MSVAPIEIERTESAEEVSAVVEPDVPWVTLVHNDPVNLMSYVTYVFQSYFGYSKGKAHKLMLDVHEKGKAVVSAGTREEMERDVQAMHGYGLWATLSQDRF